Part of the Woronichinia naegeliana WA131 genome, TCCCTAGTGGAGCTTCGGGTGCGCCGACCCGTGGCCGTCCTGAAGTATTGCCCACTGGCCGTAATTTTTATTCCGTTGATATTCGGGCTATTCCCACCGAAACAGCCTGGGATGTGGGACGTAAAGCGGCGGAAATCTTAATCGAACGTTATACCCAGGAACAGGGAGAATATCCCAAAACTTTAGCAATTTCGATCTGGGGAACTTCGACGATGCGAACGGGGGGGGATGATGTCTCTCAAGTGTTGGCTTTGTTAGGGGTAAAACCGCTTTGGGATGGGCCATCTCGACGGGTAATTGATTTTGAAATTCTGCCTATTAGTCTTTTAAATAGACCCCGTATTGATGTTACTGTCAGGATTTCAGGTTTTTTTCGTGATAGTTTTCCCAATTTAGTGCAACTCATGCAGGAAGCGATCGCCGCCGTTTCCCAATTAGCAGAAGCGGAAGACGATAATCCCTTAGCAGCCCAAGTTCATCAGGAGAGTCAATATTGGCAAGGGCAAGGATTCAGTTTAGAACAGGCGATTACTCGCTCCACCTATCGTATTTTTGGTTCTAAACCAGGGGCCTATGGTGCCGGACTTCAGGGGTTAATTGAAGCTCAAAATTGGCAAACCGATGCAGATTTAGCGATCGCCTATCGTAACTGGAGTTGTTATGCCTACGATCAGCAGGGTATTGGTCATGCAATGCCGGACGTTTTTCAACAGCGATTAGAAAAATTGGACATTATTTTGCACAATCAAGATAACCGTGAACATGATCTCCTAGATTCCGATGATTATTATCAATTTCAAGGTGGTTTAGCCGTGGCCACCCGTGCCTTAACGGGTAAAAATCCTCAACTTTATTTTGGCGATAATTCTGTTCCGAGTAACCCAAAAGTCAAATTATTATCAGAAGAAATTCGTAAAGTTTATCGTTCCCGCGTCATTAATCCTAAATGGATTGCCGGAGTCATGCGTCATGGTTATAAAGGTGCTTTTGAGATGGCCGCGACTGTTGATTACTTTTTTGCCTATGATGCTACGACCCATTGCGGAGCGGATTTTATGTATCAAGGCATTGCCGAGCATTATTTACTCGATCCGACGGTGCAGTATTTTCTGGAAACCAAAAATCCCTGGGCCTTGCGAGACATGACTGAGCGACTTTTAGAGGCTCATCAACGGGGATTGTGGTCAAATGTTTCTCCTAAAACCCTCGATCAATTACGAGCGATCGCCCATCAAGCCGAAGGGGTGATTGAAGAAAGGTGATAAAATAGCGCGCGAATAGCATTGTTTTTGTAGGCATCCATGACGGAAGCAATCGTAGAATTTGAAGTTGTCACTGTTGATACGCAGGGTAAAATTCTCCGGCGAGAACGGCGTTGTCAGCCATCCCATATCACGTTATTAAATGAAACGACCAATCTATCGTTAGTGGCAATTCCCCCAGGCCAATTCCTGATGGGGGTTGGCGAAGAGGAGGAAGGTTATCATCGTTCCCAAGGGCCACAACATTTGGTGACGCTATCTGCTTTTTGGATGAGTCAATTTCCCATTACCCAGGCTCAATGGGAAGCTGTGGCTGCTCTGCCAAAAGTTCAGCGATCGCTTGACCCTTACCCAGCGAATTTTATTGGTCAGAATCTTCCTATTGAACAGATTTCCTGGTATGAAGCCCTGGAATTTTGCGATCGCCTCTCCCAGTTCACCCAAAAACCCTATCGTTTACCCAGTGAAGCGGAATGGGAATATGCCTGTCGCGGTGATACTCAAACGCCCTTCCATTTTGGCCCGACCATTACAACGGACTTAGCTAATTATTCTGGTGTGGATTGGGACTATCAGGGTAAGGTCTGTAATCGTGGAGCCTATGGTGAAGGCCCCAGAGGAGAAGATCGGCGACAAACCACACCCGTAGGTTCTTTCGGTGTTGCCAATACTTTTGGTCTTTATGATCTGCATGGCAATGTCAGAGAATGGTGTGCCGATCCCTGGCATCGGAATTATGACAACGCGCCTCAAGATAATCAGGTTTGGCTGATCGAGGGGGATGAACAAAAACGGGTACTTCGCGGTGGCTCTTGGAATGCGGGGCCTCAGAAATGTCGTTCCGGCGATCGCGCTCGTTTTGATCCCAATGGCCGTCTCTATGACATCGGCTTTCGGGTAGTTTGTACCAGTTAAGAGTTCTTTCCCCAAAAGTCCGATAAAGCCTTTGCCATTGCATCATCGTTTTCACGCAGGTAGTCGTAATAAAAAAAGACTTGACCACCTAATCCTTCCTGACGATTATGTTTAACACACTCAACAATTTCTGCGCGAGTTAGTTTTTTTCCATTAGCATAAAAGGCAATACCAGGAACATATTTCTTACGATCTTTTGCGTCCTTAAACTCCGTAGTAATTCTCTTAACTTCATGCTTGTAGTCATCAAAACTAGACTTATAAAATTGAGGATGGAGACGATCAACAATCTCGACCCAAGCATCCGAGTTCTGCATAAGCTTATCCAGACCGTAGGGAAAGGGCGAAGGTGCCATTGAAACAATAAAATCAGACTTGAGATTTTCGATTTTCTTTTCTATTTCAGCTAATTCTTCTTCAGTTAATTTGCTATCTTCGTTTTGTTTCTTTTTCTTAAGGTTTTCGATTTCTTGTTCTCTTACCTCTTTTGCCTTGTTTCTTACTTCTGTGGATAATTTTGTTAAATATTCGGTTAATTTCTCCGCCCTAAATGTAACCCAGTTGTCCCAGTCGGGGTCTTTCTCTGGTTTAGGAGGATACTTAGGACCAAGAGGAGGACATGGTTCAGGTTTAGTTTTGTTATGATCCTTGAGATCCTTGAGATACTTGTTATACATTTCTTTAGTGCCGTCGTCATAGCCAGTATACATTGGCATAGCAGGAAAGTGATCATCACCTTGAATTCCAGCGATACCAGGATACTTTTCAACAATTTCTAGAATTAAATCCCGCATAAAGTCTTGCACATCTTTATTGAGAGAATTCATCCAAGCATGAGTATCAGGTATAACCTTGTCTTTTTTACTATTTGCAGACCATTTAGCAGCCCATTTAGGATATTTTTTAAAAATATGATCCCCATCAGGTTTAGCGGAAGCCATAAAGCCGTACTCAAGCCAAGGAATAACTTTTATGTCGTGCTTTCTTCCTTCCTCAATAATTGTCTTCAAGGGATCGAACCCATCCTTATAAGCCTTATAATCTGTATATTGTCGGGGAAAGCCATGAGACTCCATCACTTCGCTAGGAAAAGCTGTATAACCTTGATTCCAAACTGCGGGAAAAACATAATTAAATCCGCGGTCTGCAAGAAACTTTATGGCATCTTCAATAGTTTTTTCTGATGTTAGAACTGTACTATTGAAAGGCGAGCAAATCCATACACCTCGAATTTCTTCCTGATTTGTTTTTTGAGTTTCTTGATTGGGCTGATTCATGGTTTTTCCTCTTATTCAGTAGAAAGAAAGAAATATTATAAATAACGAGAACTTCAAGACATCCCGAATTTTTTCAGGATTTTAATAGCACATCACTTTTATTACTTTCATAAATTCAATTACAGTTAATCTATGAAAGTAATATTTTTTTATAAGTCTCTCGGTCAACAATTCCAGTCGAATCTAAATTATAATTCGCTTGAAACTGCTTGACAGCTTTTTCTGTGTCATCGTCAAATACGTCATTATTGCTTAATGGAATGTTTAGGCTTCGACTCAAAAGTTCTTTAAGCTGTTTCACATTTTCTCCCGTCATACCTTTTTCAAACAGTACTGACTCTGGCTCTCGTGCTCCAGTAGCTTGAGCAGTTTTTTTCGTGAGGTACGCCCCTTGACTAAAACCAAAAACTGACAGTATCGTCGTATCTACATCAGGTAATGTCACTAAATGTTGAAGTTCGAGAGTACCTAGAAAGTCAAAAAATTGTAAGAGATAAACAACAACAGCAAGGAGAGTAATAAAACTCATTTGAAGGTCGCCAAAGTCCGTATTACCAGTATCGTCAGTGACAAAATCTTTGAGGCCCGCCTGATTATCAGGAGCATTTCTCTTACTACCTGGTTTGCTGTTAACTTGACTTTGAGTAATAACCTTTGCTCCCCCGTAGGTCACAGCACTAATTCCTGATAAAACTAAAAGGTTCTCAGGGATGCTAATTCCCCCAACAAATCCAAAGCCACCATTGATGACACGCAAAACATTAAATGAAATGTAGCTCACTATAACAACAAAGAACCAGATTGCCATTTGAGACTTGGAATTACTCAGTCGTTTGTCTTGACCAACAAAGATGTCATTTAAGTTCGTTCTTGTAGGGATTAATAAGATAAATATGAGGCCGTAAAACACTCCTCCAGAAATTACAATAGCGGCTAAACGTGGTAACCAATCTACTTTTACTATCGCCACAGAAAGACTTGTAAGCTCATTTGTTTTATAGTCATAATCAAGATCAACTAAATCACCCTTAGAAAGATCTAGTAAAATTGCTTGAAACTTTGGCTCTTTGACAGAAAAGGTTACTGGAGTTGAATTTTTACTCAGAACTTCTAAACTAGATTGCTCTGGGGTGATAGCGATATTCGTAATTTTTCCTTTGCTAATAGTGGTTATTTCATTTTGGGAAGTCGTATTTTTTTGTTGGTCATGAGTTTCAGTTTTGGAACTGGGAGGAGGTGTGGGTGTGGGACTGGGAGAAACTTGGGGGCTGGGAGAAGTTTGGGGACTGGGAGAAGTTTGGGGACTGGGAGAAGTTTGGGGACTGGGAGAAGTTTGGGGACCGGGATCATTCACCGCAACAGCGTGAGTGATAACTACGAAAAGAAATGCCAATGAAAGCAAGGAGACTATCAAATATCGCCTGAAGGATTTCTTTACACTAAAACTGTTTTGGCTGTAAATACTTTTCATGTTTTTAATTTTTAAAACTGAATAATATTACTAGGGGCTTCTGTACAGAACAAAAAATAGTGAGAGGGTTGAAAGCATTACAGAAAAGAGGTTTCATAGGGGTGCGACCTTTAGTTGATAAAAGCTGTTGTAATCAGGGTTCTACAGGGAACCCATATTGATCAAGTTTTGCCCAAAATTGACTCCATCGTTCCTTGGTCAATACCAAAGCTCGTAGGCTCAAAATAATTCCTGCTCCTTTTTCCTTCCATCGCATCCCTGAACAACATAATCGTTGTTTGACCAACGTCTTACAAGCTGCTTCCGTAACACCTGAACCAATCGGATACTTTTTCTCTATGTATTCAGCATAATCCATTTGATGCTGATGATTCTCGTAATAAGTAATCGCCGCTTGTAGTTTCTCGGTAAGATTCTTAGAATGACTTTTTTCTTCTTTGACTTCTTTCATCAGATTTAGCAGTTCTCCTGCTTTTCCTTTTTCATGCTTGAGTTC contains:
- a CDS encoding formylglycine-generating enzyme family protein produces the protein MTEAIVEFEVVTVDTQGKILRRERRCQPSHITLLNETTNLSLVAIPPGQFLMGVGEEEEGYHRSQGPQHLVTLSAFWMSQFPITQAQWEAVAALPKVQRSLDPYPANFIGQNLPIEQISWYEALEFCDRLSQFTQKPYRLPSEAEWEYACRGDTQTPFHFGPTITTDLANYSGVDWDYQGKVCNRGAYGEGPRGEDRRQTTPVGSFGVANTFGLYDLHGNVREWCADPWHRNYDNAPQDNQVWLIEGDEQKRVLRGGSWNAGPQKCRSGDRARFDPNGRLYDIGFRVVCTS
- a CDS encoding family 10 glycosylhydrolase, which produces MNQPNQETQKTNQEEIRGVWICSPFNSTVLTSEKTIEDAIKFLADRGFNYVFPAVWNQGYTAFPSEVMESHGFPRQYTDYKAYKDGFDPLKTIIEEGRKHDIKVIPWLEYGFMASAKPDGDHIFKKYPKWAAKWSANSKKDKVIPDTHAWMNSLNKDVQDFMRDLILEIVEKYPGIAGIQGDDHFPAMPMYTGYDDGTKEMYNKYLKDLKDHNKTKPEPCPPLGPKYPPKPEKDPDWDNWVTFRAEKLTEYLTKLSTEVRNKAKEVREQEIENLKKKKQNEDSKLTEEELAEIEKKIENLKSDFIVSMAPSPFPYGLDKLMQNSDAWVEIVDRLHPQFYKSSFDDYKHEVKRITTEFKDAKDRKKYVPGIAFYANGKKLTRAEIVECVKHNRQEGLGGQVFFYYDYLRENDDAMAKALSDFWGKNS
- a CDS encoding peptidoglycan-binding protein, yielding MKSIYSQNSFSVKKSFRRYLIVSLLSLAFLFVVITHAVAVNDPGPQTSPSPQTSPSPQTSPSPQTSPSPQVSPSPTPTPPPSSKTETHDQQKNTTSQNEITTISKGKITNIAITPEQSSLEVLSKNSTPVTFSVKEPKFQAILLDLSKGDLVDLDYDYKTNELTSLSVAIVKVDWLPRLAAIVISGGVFYGLIFILLIPTRTNLNDIFVGQDKRLSNSKSQMAIWFFVVIVSYISFNVLRVINGGFGFVGGISIPENLLVLSGISAVTYGGAKVITQSQVNSKPGSKRNAPDNQAGLKDFVTDDTGNTDFGDLQMSFITLLAVVVYLLQFFDFLGTLELQHLVTLPDVDTTILSVFGFSQGAYLTKKTAQATGAREPESVLFEKGMTGENVKQLKELLSRSLNIPLSNNDVFDDDTEKAVKQFQANYNLDSTGIVDRETYKKILLS